The Trichosurus vulpecula isolate mTriVul1 chromosome 3, mTriVul1.pri, whole genome shotgun sequence genome includes a window with the following:
- the LOC118841670 gene encoding olfactory receptor 1N1-like gives MRQGNQSTVSEFLLRGISHWPEQEQILFGLFLFIYLVTIVGNLLIFLAIISEARLHTPMYFFLACLSLADIGLSSTTVLKMLVNMYTQCHTISYIGCLTQLYFFLTFGDLDSFLLAVMAYDRYVAICRPLHYTTAMSPRLCVLLVSVCWVLTNLVALTHTLLMAHLSFCVVGEVSQFFCDIGPLLKLSCSDTRINKLMVFAVGGPVMTIPFLCIVASYIHIVLAILRIPSGSGGRRKAFSTCGSHLSVVCVFYGTVLSAYFCPSSVYSTEETASSVVYTVVTPMLNPFLYSLRNQDMKTALGSLLRGRLFISQAQ, from the coding sequence ATGAGGCAAGGAAATCAGTCTACTGTCTCTGAATTCCTCCTCCGGGGTATCTCCCATTGGCCAGAACAGGAGCAGATTCTTTTTGGGCTCTTTCTATTCATATACCTGGTGACTATAGTTGGGAACCTGCTCATCTTCCTGGCCATCATCTCTGAAGCTCGTCTCCATACCCCCATGTACTTTTTCCTGGCCTGCCTCTCTTTAGCTGATATTGGTTTATCTTCTACCACTGTCCTGAAAATGCTAGTAAATATGTATACCCAATGTCACACTATTTCCTACATAGGGTGCCTAACACAACTCTATTTTTTCCTGACTTTTGGTGATCTAGATAGCTTTCTGCTGGCTGTGATGGCATATGATCGGTATGTGGCCATCTGTCGCCCTCTCCACTATACCACGGCAATGAGCCCCAGGCTCTGTGTACTTCTTGTGAGTGTGTGTTGGGTTCTCACTAATTTGGTTGCCCTGACTCACACCCTCCTCATGGCCCATCTCTCTTTTTGTGTGGTAGGGgaagtgtctcaatttttctgtGATATTGGCCCTCTTCTGAAGCTGTCCTGCTCTGACACTCGTATCAATAAGTTGATGGTTTTTGCTGTTGGTGGCCCAGTTATGACAATTCCTTTCCTATGTATTGTGGCCTCCTACATCCACATTGTCTTGGCCATCCTCAGAATCCCATCAGGGAGTGGGGGAAGACGCAAAGCCTTCTCTACCTGTGGCTCCCACCTCTCTGTAGTTTGTGTCTTCTACGGAACTGTTTTGAGTGCTTACTTCTGTCCCTCATCAGTATACTCTACTGAAGAGACAGCATCATCTGTGGTCTACACAGTAGTCACCCCGATGCTGAACCCTTTCCTCTATAGCCTGAGGAATCAGGATATGAAAACAGCCCTAGGAAGCCTTCTAAGAGGTAGGCTATTTATCTCCCAGGCTCAGtga